A single region of the Deefgea piscis genome encodes:
- a CDS encoding replication initiation protein, whose amino-acid sequence MAQPLKSESSASVIENELLQRFQQEGTALHRLLEEAAYLARCSDNKTAALIRPRDYAIKYPYMQINRAGFVSWLIFDLDHDNAMIWQDKGLPEPNLIVQNRQSGHAHLYYAIAPVCTSERARSKPIQYMKAIYSAWSRELNADPEYHSGPVAKTPGHQWWRTSELHSHVYELSELADSVELASASPWAKSPNLDAVSHSRNCIMFEKLRFYAYSIVNRQKEEGSFLSFTRLLEAFVHNHNAFRNLGFSADLSLSDLRATVKSVARWTWDKYTGSGRCHRGVMQLDQSLSLPEKQALAAERTHSARKQKTEGRIRAACRALQQQGKALLHEAIAQAASLSRQTVAKYKHVLEEVKKPLSVVTLRATNPAPLDVKYAAHQVSAPQGGTLGVGDAVGFDADFFLALPEI is encoded by the coding sequence ATGGCACAACCTTTAAAAAGTGAATCAAGCGCTTCTGTTATTGAAAACGAGCTGTTGCAGCGCTTCCAGCAGGAAGGCACTGCGCTGCACCGGCTGCTGGAAGAAGCGGCCTATCTAGCGCGCTGTAGCGATAACAAGACAGCTGCACTGATCCGCCCCCGCGACTACGCGATCAAATACCCCTACATGCAAATTAACCGGGCTGGTTTTGTTAGTTGGTTGATCTTTGACCTTGACCACGACAATGCAATGATCTGGCAAGACAAAGGACTACCCGAGCCAAATCTGATTGTTCAGAACCGACAAAGCGGCCACGCGCATCTCTACTACGCGATCGCTCCCGTTTGCACGTCAGAGCGCGCTCGATCCAAGCCGATCCAGTACATGAAGGCGATCTATTCGGCATGGTCCCGCGAGTTGAATGCTGACCCTGAATATCACAGCGGCCCTGTTGCCAAAACTCCTGGGCATCAATGGTGGCGGACTTCAGAACTACACAGTCATGTCTATGAGCTTTCCGAACTAGCCGACAGCGTTGAGTTGGCCAGCGCTTCGCCGTGGGCGAAAAGCCCCAATCTGGATGCCGTTTCTCACTCGCGTAACTGCATCATGTTCGAGAAGCTGCGCTTCTATGCCTATTCAATCGTTAATCGGCAGAAGGAAGAGGGCTCATTTTTGAGCTTTACGCGCTTGCTGGAAGCCTTTGTACACAATCACAACGCTTTTCGGAATCTTGGCTTTTCAGCTGATTTGAGCTTGTCCGATCTGCGGGCCACGGTGAAGTCCGTCGCCCGCTGGACGTGGGACAAGTACACCGGGTCAGGGCGTTGCCATCGTGGGGTGATGCAGCTCGATCAAAGCCTATCGCTGCCAGAAAAGCAGGCGCTGGCGGCGGAACGCACCCATTCTGCCCGCAAACAGAAAACTGAAGGCCGGATTCGCGCTGCTTGCCGGGCATTGCAGCAACAGGGGAAAGCGCTGTTGCATGAGGCCATTGCACAGGCTGCAAGCCTATCACGGCAGACTGTGGCCAAGTACAAGCATGTGCTGGAAGAGGTCAAAAAGCCGCTTTCTGTGGTGACACTCCGGGCAACTAATCCGGCTCCCCTTGATGTTAAGTATGCTGCACATCAGGTATCTGCCCCGCAGGGGGGCACTTTAGGGGTTGGGGATGCTGTGGGTTTTGATGCTGATTTTTTTCTAGCTCTACCTGAAATATAG
- the parC gene encoding ParC family partition-associated protein, which produces MFQRELLLMHNLHDAKNWGINVADLFVNIVEPRAAKQFAGFGGITAASVRAEPEGLVVVFRVNGAESVLGAARGGMRYFKSIDGAASAIKQLGVTEFSMNLEPWVPKNATRKIDEE; this is translated from the coding sequence TTGTTTCAACGTGAATTACTATTGATGCATAATTTGCACGATGCAAAAAATTGGGGTATAAATGTGGCTGACTTATTTGTAAATATCGTTGAGCCGAGGGCTGCCAAGCAGTTTGCAGGCTTTGGCGGAATCACGGCTGCAAGTGTTCGAGCAGAACCAGAAGGACTGGTTGTAGTCTTTCGTGTAAACGGCGCAGAGTCTGTGTTGGGCGCTGCACGCGGCGGCATGCGTTATTTTAAAAGTATTGATGGTGCAGCCAGCGCAATTAAGCAGTTGGGTGTGACTGAATTTTCGATGAACCTTGAGCCTTGGGTTCCAAAAAATGCAACTCGGAAAATAGATGAAGAATAG
- a CDS encoding cryptic plasmid protein A, with protein MDDLVILANDRDRRVLAWLRETQGDSVILNALSQLSGARKPYLSNVLKILNLQAPDNLLLTDRDVARAHLAHLKAMLPKS; from the coding sequence ATGGATGATTTGGTGATTTTGGCGAATGATCGTGATCGCCGTGTTTTAGCTTGGTTGCGTGAAACTCAGGGTGATTCTGTTATTTTGAATGCTCTTTCTCAGCTTTCTGGTGCTCGTAAACCTTACCTTTCTAATGTGTTGAAGATTTTAAATCTTCAGGCCCCGGATAATTTGCTTTTGACTGATCGTGATGTTGCTCGCGCTCATTTAGCTCATTTGAAAGCGATGTTGCCAAAGTCATAG